The genomic interval ACAataaaaggttagttcacctaaaatgaaaatcctgtcatcatttactcatcttcatgtTTCAAAGCACAAAAGGAACACAAAAGAGTTAAAtaagttcatttttgggtgaactaacactGTTATACTTAGCAGAAGAATATACAGGTACATTCAAATgctaaattgaataaaatagacagaaaaatagagtgtaaactttttgaatttgaagatcagagtaaatttaacttattttgtcttctggaaaacatctaagtagcttctgaagggcagtactaaatgaaataaaaatacgatatttaggcagaataagaaaaatgtacatctcttcattctgttcaaaagttttcaccctctggctcttaatgcatcttttttccttctgaagcatcagtgagtgtttgaaccttctgtaatagttgcatatgagtccctcagttgtcctcagtgtgaaaagatagatctcaaaatcatagtcattgttggaaaagggaaaaacactaaaatgctgaaaaaacaaagattttgtggcacctgaagtatttttttgaagaacagcagatagtttaactgttcaggacaaacaaggaactcatgaacaactaaacaaatcactaaacagcaacaacaaaaaacacagctgtggatcattcaagtaacaaccgcaacaaagtattaagaatcaagtgtgtttaaactttttagcaggataattttaataaattcagctattaaaggggtcatcggatgcccattttccacaagttgatatgattcttcagggtcttaatgaaaagtctataaaatactttggttaaaaattctcagtggttgtgtaaaaaaccatttttaccttgccaaaatgacctctgtttactttagctgctaaacttgcacattattaggaaaggcgattgcaaagattcattaaaaaaaatccttatactcacttctgctgtaagtgaagctggatcatgaatgatttacacaaATATAGATGGacatatgtagatcgggaggtgcattcccttcacaaacaaatgtaatctactgcattttcaacagctcagatgtcgggagtaaatggtgaccactatgttcagtattacatccagcaacacaacacctccatcgctcaatcagagatattcttgtttaacttacatccctgttccagcttcgaaacaaagagggcggactgttaaaggtgatctgaggtaaaacgctcatgtcaatcaactatcgtgggagcggcctctgtcagtgtgacccCACAACCACAGGCATCTgaaaatggctcgatttgaaaaagagaatattatttttattgattaattaaaaaccactgcatggatttttatcattatagtgtagatttgtacatacactgccaacacacattaatgttcaaacaatatgtaaaagtgaacttagcatcggatgacccctttaagttgcCGAGTCTGAGGATGTGAACAGCTCCGAGTAgaacgtcacatgttgtcatctcgaaattacggtaattacgatatggcgGGAACTCAGCACAAAACAGTTTATTAAGAAAGACACCACACTtgttattttaaagcattttattaagaaaatgtGTACCTGTTACCTGTATAAGTCTGGGATCTGCATGATGTGtacttcatttaaaaagaacactgattttcttttttgaagtAGACTCtataaagtgcactttttatGTGTGTGATCCCTTTttcttgaataaaaaaataattaatagaaCATTCTGaaacttatttttaatcatttgtttaaattaagaaATGCATGCTTTTGCATTCTCTACAGCAGGAATCTCTGAGGCAGGAAGAGGCAAGGTCCATTACAGGACCTTGTTTGGCAGCTGTATCTCACAGCTGTATTTTTGGCAGACGAGTGCAGTATTTCAAACCAGGTGGCCATGACAGAAACCTGGGAAGACTGGGAAATTGGAGCCCAGGGTGGCTGTGCAACTGAAATGGCCTTTGGTGCTGGCTTTGGCTTGGGCCTTTACAGGGAACTCTGAGGAGGCAACGACACTGTTGGGTGCCTATGGCAGGTGTTGGGCAGCCATATCAGGAACCTCTTCAGTGTCTTTGGCTTGCTTGGTTGGCAGAGAACAGGAGCTCCGTCATTGGGGAGCTGAAGACAGAGCTCTGGCATTTGGACAGCTGTGACAGGACCCTCAGGAATGGAGTGGCCATGATTGGAGAAACAAAAAGGGGCAAACAAAAGaagtatgtacatatatatacaatatgtaCACATCCCTCCCGGAAGCAGTACCGCCAGACGCAAATACTGCTTCCTCAAGCCAAGGCGCAAGACGCTACACTTGGCTTGCTCGCCCCGCAAGACGCAAAGGCGAGAGGAGGGATGGATGCGCCTCCCACTGCAGCCCGCAAGACGCAAAGCTGCGTGAGAGACGCCAACTGGAGTGGTCTCATGAGATGACCTGAAACAAAACAGAAGAACAGGTTCGACTTGGCGATTTCTTCACACAAGGATATTAATTCCTCTTAGCTGATCTCAGGTTCACTACCTTAAACCAGTTGTGGGACATAATTTGCCCCAGGCCAAGTCGCCGACTTGGCTTCTCGTGGAGGAGAGCCCTGAGGAGGTGACAGCATTCTGTGCAGGAAGACGGGAAGGACGTTTCGATCATGTTATTCTAAGCTCTAAGATGTTTAGATGATCATTCTGAATTGCTAATTTTGTGTGATGAAGATCTCACCTTTTGACATGCCGGGTTTGCTAAAGCGCTTGTACTCCAGCAGGAAGAGGTCAAAGTCACTAGGGAAATGTCCGCACAACAGTGCGAACATTACAATCCCTAGTGACCAGACCGTCGCTGGCCCGCCATAGTACTTTCCCCTGCTGTGGTACTCTGGAGGGGAGTACGCTGGTGTGCCTGTAGGAGAGCAGATGTGTAAGTTTGCATTAATGCAGCATAATTGTTCTGTATCTATTAGAAGAAATTAATTCTATCATACGTACCATGGTAGGACCTGTATGGTGACCTCCTCAGAATGTCCCCACATCCGAAGTCAATCAGCTTGACTTCGGATGTCTCCCTGTTTATTAGTAGGTTGTCCAGTTTGACGTCACGGTGGAGCACTCCGCGGAGGCAGCACACGTTTGCCGCGTGAGCCACCTGCCACATGATCTGCCTCGTGGTG from Labeo rohita strain BAU-BD-2019 chromosome 6, IGBB_LRoh.1.0, whole genome shotgun sequence carries:
- the LOC127166679 gene encoding serine/threonine-protein kinase pim-1, with amino-acid sequence MGQRVTKVRPITIGEVYEQHLSTPPKPSTNRAVQHPHPCDETPVDYIFSRYSVGDQLGKGGFGVVYEGRRLEDGLKVALKYTTKTENMECILIPDHPAPLPKEIALTILANKGHHVPQIIRLLDWMDHPDHFVMVLECPSPCENLVEFIRRHGGSLDEDTTRQIMWQVAHAANVCCLRGVLHRDVKLDNLLINRETSEVKLIDFGCGDILRRSPYRSYHGTPAYSPPEYHSRGKYYGGPATVWSLGIVMFALLCGHFPSDFDLFLLEYKRFSKPGMSKECCHLLRALLHEKPSRRLGLGQIMSHNWFKVVNLRSAKRN